The Silvibacterium dinghuense region AGATGCTGAAGTCCGGTGCCACCACGACCAATGTCACTGTGGCCGAGTGCGTGAGGCTGCCGCTGGTGCCCGTGATCGTCAGGGTGTAGGTTCCTGTCGGAGTCGTGCTCGCGGTGGAGACAGTGAGCGTCGAACTCCCCGAGCCAGCGACGGATGTGGAACTAAAAGTCGCCGTTGCTCCGGTCGGCAATCCGCTGACGCTCAGGTTTACCGCGTCAGAGAAGCCACTGATAGCGCCGATCGTTGTGGTGTAAGCAGCATTGCTGCCCGGTGTCGCTGTCTGCGAGCTCGGACTCGCCGAGAGACTGAAGTCAGGTGGACCTGGCACGATCAAGGTCGCCGTAGTGGTGCGCGATAGAGTGCCGTCGGTGCCCGTAATCGTCAGGGTATAGGTCCCTGCCGGAGTTGTCGTAGCTGTTGAGACCGTGAGTGTCGAGCTCCCCGAGGTGGTAACCGACACTGGACTGAAAGCAGCGGTAGCCCCAGTCGGCAATCCGCTCACACTCAGATTCACCGTGTCGGTGAAGCCGTTCAAAGGACTGATCGTAGTTGTATAGGTCGTGTCGCTCCCTTGTGTCACCGTCTGCGAGCTCGGCGTAGCTGCAATCGTGAAATCCGGCGTCGGAGGACCGACGGTCATCCTGTGAATGATGATCGAGTTGTTGTTGTAATTATCCTTGCTGATCAGATAATCGCCATTGCTCGCCTGATACGCCCGAATGCCATACATCGAATCCACATCGTTGCCCACCGCGACATTGGGATCCGCGCTGGTCATCGTCAGATCATTGGCGCCGGTGGTGAGATTGTAGGCATCGATATCCGGCACCGTATGGACATACGAGATAAACAGATAGTTGCCCGCTGCCGCTCGGCCCTTGGGATTCTGAGAAGTCTTCAGAGTGATGACAGGGTTGGGATTGGTGGTGTTACCTGCCATCCAGCCGTGGTACACCTCGACGCGGCCGCCCAGCGCGGTCCAGTCCGTAGAGGTCGCATTCATCAGGATCATGGTGTCTGTGGAGGGGATGTACTCGATGCCGCCCAGAGGCGCAATGGTCGACGGCGTCGGCGTGGTCGTCGGCGTTCCGTAGATCGGCACACCGTTGGCGTCGAAGCCGGTCAACGGGTAATGAGTGATCTCGTTGGTCTTATCCAACCCGACCCAGATATCTCCGTTCGTGTCGAGGGTAAATCCGTTCCGGACCCGGGCCGTCGTGTTGAAGTAGTTGGTATAACCCGCAGGACTGGTCTGGCCCGGTAAAGTGCCGAACGGAATCGACGCGTATTGGTTGGTTGGGAAATAGGAGAACAGGAAGATATCAGGATTCTGGCCGGTGGAGGCGAGAATGCGATGGCCATTCACGCTGGTCATGATGCCGAAGTCGAATCCCCGGCTGTTGTTGGTCACATCCACGCGCGGGTCCGTCGGATAGTCGAGCGAATCGACGCTGTTGCCCACGTATCCTGCGCCTGCCGAACCGGTGTACACATCCTGACCGCTGTATAAGTAGGCGCCGTCCGTTCCGGGATCGAAGGCAGCATTGCCTTCGAAGTTCAGCCCTTGCAGGGTGTACTGCAACACGCCGGAACTGTTGTAAGCGTGAAGATCGGTCTTCCCGTTTCGCCCTAAATCCCAGGTTCCTCCCCAGGGATTATTGAGTACGTACAGCATTCCGGAGCTATCCTTCCCGATACCCACCACGCGCGTGAAGCGCTGGCTCCCGGTTTGCCCCTTGTTACCCGTAGTGGTGTCGAGATATCCGCCTTGCACGCCGAAGGTACCGACCAGGGACGGACTGCTCGACAGATTTCCGTAGATTTGAATGTTCATGTTCGGCCCCTGGTCGCCGACCATCAACTGGTTATTAGCGCTGTCATAGTACAGCGAGGAAGGCCGCGCGCTGGAGCCCATGTTGATCGAGTTCAACACGCTCCCCGAAGGAGCAAATTCCTGGATCGTACCTTCGCTCAACTGCGCGACCCAGATATTCCCCGATCCGTCGATCGCGATCGCGCCGGGATCCGTGAGGCTCCAGTCCGATTGCCATACCCCCGCGGTCGTGTAGCACCGCACCAGGTTGTCGGGATGATCGCTGACATAAACGAGCGTGCCGGTATCGGCGATTCCCGTGATCACATCCGCGAGCCGCTCCGTCGTATCGGAACTCGCAGACCATGTCAGATCCCGCGTTCCAGTGCTCCGGTTGTATCGGCCGATATAGCCGCTGCCGCCGAGGCTGGTGTTGAATTGCAGCGCGGCGAAAACATCGGTGCTATCGCCGCCGATTGCCCCACCCTGGGTTTCTCCATGAGCACCCATGGAGCCTGTTTTTTGCCCGTTTTGATAGATGTTGATGCTGCCTTCGCTTTCATCCCACATCGACGAGGTATAAACAACGCCTTCTGGCGCCACCCACATGGATCGCATCGCGTTGCCCACATAAGTGGGAGTCGTCGAATAGGTATTGCTTACCCAGGTCGTCGTGTAACTCACCTGTGCATGGCCGATCGTCGCACTTATCCATAGAACGAAAAACCAGGAAATCGCGAAGAAGGCTCGCCAGCCTCGTTTTGAAAACATAGGGGTCTCCTTAGCCTTCTGCTCGCAATGCTCAGGAGGCTTCAGCAGTGTGGTTTTGTAAATTCCACGAGCCTTTTAGTGCGCAGTCCAAAGGCGTGTCAATTTGAATGCGTTATCGAAACGCTCTCACGCCGGGCGTTTCATTTTTACGCCGGCCCGCTTGGCGAATCCCGCTTGCATAACTGGACTAACTCACAGGAAGAACGCGAGTATCCTTCCAGTACGCGGCTTCCGAGACATGCGCCACATGGATGCGTACGGAGCGGCAGTTTGTTTCGTCCCATGAAACTCCTGGTTATCGACAAGACTCTTCCTGTCAGTCCCTATTCGAACTACCTCTCCGGCAGCAGTATCGGAACCAGCCCGCACCACAAACTGGCAGCAGGCAACGGTGCGATAAAAGACCGGCATCTCTAACGAGAGACTCCCGCGATGAGCCCTGTCTCGGGGTGCGACCCGGCAATCCTTCATCCATGAAGTAATCCGAGGCGAATTTCTTCCCATCACGGTTTCGTCAGAGCATCTATTCGGAGCGCCGCACGACTGGCATCCTCTGCAAGCGCAGGTTGCGCCGAACAGACTGGGAGGCGAGGTGAAAATCCGATTTTCTGCGGCGATGCTGTATCCTACTCTCCTTCAGCTTCAATTCAGGCGGGCAGGATAGAATAGGCTGGTACATTTGTTCCCATGGATGTACCTGTCCGCCCAGCGAACTCACCTAAGGACTATTCCAGAAATTGCAGAGTCAAACGATCCAAGATCGAGTTCTGAAAGTCATCGCGACCTCGAAGCGCATTCCAATAGAAACTGTCGGGCCTGACAGCAGCTTCGAGGCCCTCAATATTGATTCGCTCGATCGTCTCAACATCCTTTTTGACCTTGAGAGCGAGTTTGAAATCGAGATCAACGACGAGCAGGCCAAACAGGTCAAGAACGTCCAAGAGATGATCGAAGGCGTCACCCTTCTGGTCAAGGCGAAGGACTCTTCGCCAGCCGCTGAATAACGTGCATCGCGTCGTCATTACCGGAACCGGCGTGGTCAGCGCCCTCGGCAGGAACACGGCCGAATTCTGCCAGTCCCTGTTCTCAGGCACATCCGCCATCCGCGAGCTCCTCAGCGTGGATACCGCGCAGCTCCGCTTCAAGCACGGTGCAGAAATCCGGGACTATACGCCCGAAAAGCACTTCGAGACGAAAGACATCGCATTCATGGACCGCTTCGCGCAGTTTGCGGTCCTTGCTGCCCGCGAGGCGATCTCGCATGCCGGCATCGCATGGAGCCAGGAGCTGCGGGAGACGACAGCTGTCATTACCGGCTCCTGCCTGGGCGGAAAATTTGCAGAGGAAAGCGGCTACTGGGAGCTTTTCCATAATGGCAGGAATCGCGTTCAGCCGTTAACGATCCCGCTCAGCATGAGCAACGCCGGCGCCAGCCATATCGGCATGCAGTTCGGCATCGAAGGCCCCACCTACACCGTTTCCACGGCATGCGCCTCTTCCACCCACGCGATCGGCCAGGCCTTCTGGATGGTCCGCTCCGGTGCTGCTCCCATGGCCATTGCCGGAGGCAGCGAGGCGCCGTTCTTCCTTGGCGGCCTCAAGGCGTGGGAGGCCATGCGCGTCATCAGCAAGGACACCTGCCGTCCCTTTTCAGCCGAACGCAGCGGGATGGTGCTTGGGGAAGGCGCGGCCATGCTCGTGCTCGAAACGCTGGACGCCGCACTCGCTCGCGGAGCTCGCCCAATCGCCGAAATCGTCGGCTTCGGCATGTCCGCGGATGCCAGCCATATCACTCAGCCCCTCGCGACCGGACCCAGCCGCGCCATGCGCCTTGCTCTGCGCGACGGCGGCCTCGCTCCTGAGCAGATTGGCTATATCAATGCTCACGGAACCGCCACCGAGGCGAATGACCGTATCGAAACCGCGGCCATTCGCAGCACATTCGGTTCCCACGCCGACAAGCTGGCGGTCAGCTCGACAAAATCCATGCACGGTCATGCTCTCGGTGCTGCCGGCGCGCTCGAAGCCGTTGCGAGTGCCCTCAGCCTCAAGCACGGCATGCTCCCCCCCACGGCCAACTTCCTCACACCCGACCCTGCCTGCAATCTGGACGTAGTACCTAATGAAGTCCGCGTAGCCTCCGTGGAAGCCTGCCTCTCGAATTCTTTCGCCTTTGGCGGCCTGAATGCCGTGCTGGCCTTCAAAGCGCTCTAGCTCAAGCCCTTCCACCACGCCACCGAACGGGTGATTCCCTCTTCCAGGGACACCCGCGAGGCAAAGCCGAACTCCTCTCGCGCTTTGTCGCTCGGGTACTCCTGATCCCGTCCCAGGAGAAAAACAGCGTGCCGGGTCAGCAGCGGACGCCCCGGTAGCGCCTTCACCCAGTGATAGGGTGCTTCCATTGCGGCAGCCAGCACCATGGCAGTGGCATAGGGCAGGTTGATCCAGGGATGCTTGCAGCCCAGCCCCTCGGCCAGGGCGGTGACGTAGTCTCTCCAGGTCGCCCCGGTTCCATCCGTCAGGTTATAGGCCTTCGCTTCGGTATGCGGGCTCCTCGCTGCGGCAAGCATCGCGTCCACTGCGTTATCGACGTACAGGAATCCACCCGTCGCCCGTCCTCCGCCGATATAAGCCATCTGCCCTTTTCGCAATAAATCCGCGATATCGCTCACAAAGGCTTTCCCGCGAGGACCATAGATGGTTGCCGGACGGATGACCGTTACCGGCAACCCGCTTTCCTGCGCGCGCCAGACGGCCTCTTCCGCCAGAATCTTCGTCCGGTTGTACGGAAGGCCCACATCCTGCAGCGCGCCTGCCTCGGAGCACGGCACCTGCGGATACCCATAGACATCCGTCGTGCTCACATGGACAAACCGTTCGAGCCGGCGCGCTTCGCGCGCCGCGGCCAGCAGCGTCTCCGTGCCCCGGACGTTGCTTTCGAGATAAACCTGCGCGGCAGCCCAGTCCGTCGAGGCCGCCGCGCAGTGAAAGATATGGGTAGCCTCGCGAACGGCCTGCATCACCGGACCGTTGTCCGTCAGCCCTCCCCGCACCACCTGCACCTGGTTTCCCAGGAACGCGGAAAGATGGCGCAGATCGGAATTCGTCCGGGCCAGGACGATCACCTGTTCCCCTTGACGCGCCAGGACCTCCGCCAACCGTCCACCGAGAAAACCGCTCGCCCCGGTTACGAGCGTTGGCATGGGCTATACACTCCGCATCTTCTCGAAAATATCCAGAGCAAACTCGAGATGCTCCGAGGTGTGGGCTGCCGTCACACAGAGCCGCAGGCGTGCCGCTCCCTGCGCCACTGCAGGGAACAGGACCGGCGAAGTCAGAACGCCGAAATCGCGCAGCTTCCGGGCAAAGAGCGCGGTCTGCACATCGTCATGCAACATGATCGGAATGACCGCCGTCTCCGAAAGCCCGGTGTTGTATCCAAGGCTCTTGAGCCCCTCACGCAGAAACTGCGCATTGGCCTGCAGCCGTGCGACCCGCTCCGGCTCCTGCTTCAGGATTTTCAGCGTCTCCAGGACAGCCGCAGCCGCCGGTGCGGCCAATGCTCCGGAAAAAATAAACGGAGCCGCTGCGTGCTGCAGGAAGATCGAGAGCCGGCGCGAAACGGCAACAAATCCGCCATTCGACGGAATCGCCTTCGCCAGCGATCCGGTCCAGATATCGACGTCGTCCGTATGGACGCCGAAATGCTCGTCCGTCCCTCGCCCGTGCTTACCCAAGACACCGCTTGCATGCGACTCATCCATCAGCAGGAAGCAGTCGAACTCCTTCTTGATGGCAATCAGCTCCGGAAGCGGACAGATATCGCCATCCATCGAAAACACGCCGTCGGAGATGATCAGGGTGCGATTCGCCTCCGGACCATTCTCGAGCTCATGCCGGAGCGAAGCCATGTTGTTGTGCTCAAATCTCTGGACCTGAACACCCGCCAGCCGGCAGGCGTCCATGAGGCTGCGGTGCGAAAGCGCGTCGGCGATCACACGATCGGCAGGCCCCAGCAATGCGCTGATGACTGCCAGATTCGCGGCATAGCCTGAAGTGAACGTGATCGCCGTCTCGGTTCCCTTGAACTCCGCAAGGGCCTGCTCCAATTCCCGGTGAAGCTCCAGCGTTCCGGTCAGAAGGCGCACTCCGCCTGTTCCCGTGCCGTACTTCCGGATCGCAGCGATGGCTGCCTCATCGACGCGCGGGTC contains the following coding sequences:
- a CDS encoding acyl carrier protein, encoding MQSQTIQDRVLKVIATSKRIPIETVGPDSSFEALNIDSLDRLNILFDLESEFEIEINDEQAKQVKNVQEMIEGVTLLVKAKDSSPAAE
- a CDS encoding SMP-30/gluconolactonase/LRE family protein; this encodes MFSKRGWRAFFAISWFFVLWISATIGHAQVSYTTTWVSNTYSTTPTYVGNAMRSMWVAPEGVVYTSSMWDESEGSINIYQNGQKTGSMGAHGETQGGAIGGDSTDVFAALQFNTSLGGSGYIGRYNRSTGTRDLTWSASSDTTERLADVITGIADTGTLVYVSDHPDNLVRCYTTAGVWQSDWSLTDPGAIAIDGSGNIWVAQLSEGTIQEFAPSGSVLNSINMGSSARPSSLYYDSANNQLMVGDQGPNMNIQIYGNLSSSPSLVGTFGVQGGYLDTTTGNKGQTGSQRFTRVVGIGKDSSGMLYVLNNPWGGTWDLGRNGKTDLHAYNSSGVLQYTLQGLNFEGNAAFDPGTDGAYLYSGQDVYTGSAGAGYVGNSVDSLDYPTDPRVDVTNNSRGFDFGIMTSVNGHRILASTGQNPDIFLFSYFPTNQYASIPFGTLPGQTSPAGYTNYFNTTARVRNGFTLDTNGDIWVGLDKTNEITHYPLTGFDANGVPIYGTPTTTPTPSTIAPLGGIEYIPSTDTMILMNATSTDWTALGGRVEVYHGWMAGNTTNPNPVITLKTSQNPKGRAAAGNYLFISYVHTVPDIDAYNLTTGANDLTMTSADPNVAVGNDVDSMYGIRAYQASNGDYLISKDNYNNNSIIIHRMTVGPPTPDFTIAATPSSQTVTQGSDTTYTTTISPLNGFTDTVNLSVSGLPTGATAAFSPVSVTTSGSSTLTVSTATTTPAGTYTLTITGTDGTLSRTTTATLIVPGPPDFSLSASPSSQTATPGSNAAYTTTIGAISGFSDAVNLSVSGLPTGATATFSSTSVAGSGSSTLTVSTASTTPTGTYTLTITGTSGSLTHSATVTLVVVAPDFSISATPSSLDVAPGNSATYTTTIGALNGFADTVDLSVSGLPTDATASFSSTSVAGSGNATLTVSTASTTPTGTYTLTITGASGSLSHSATVTLVVSTTGGGLPSGWTDQDIGSVGVAGSASDTNGTFTVNGSGTSISGTADQFNYAYQAAGTDYTITARVVSMTNTNSGAQAGVMIRETLDAGSTMANINVTPSNGVTWVYRTATSGSASGSRTSGLVAPYWVRVVRSGSTFTGYFSADGVTWTQQGTVTISMADTAYIGLVVSSRNSSELCTATFDNVSITTP
- a CDS encoding beta-ketoacyl-[acyl-carrier-protein] synthase family protein, with product MHRVVITGTGVVSALGRNTAEFCQSLFSGTSAIRELLSVDTAQLRFKHGAEIRDYTPEKHFETKDIAFMDRFAQFAVLAAREAISHAGIAWSQELRETTAVITGSCLGGKFAEESGYWELFHNGRNRVQPLTIPLSMSNAGASHIGMQFGIEGPTYTVSTACASSTHAIGQAFWMVRSGAAPMAIAGGSEAPFFLGGLKAWEAMRVISKDTCRPFSAERSGMVLGEGAAMLVLETLDAALARGARPIAEIVGFGMSADASHITQPLATGPSRAMRLALRDGGLAPEQIGYINAHGTATEANDRIETAAIRSTFGSHADKLAVSSTKSMHGHALGAAGALEAVASALSLKHGMLPPTANFLTPDPACNLDVVPNEVRVASVEACLSNSFAFGGLNAVLAFKAL
- a CDS encoding NAD-dependent epimerase/dehydratase family protein, which encodes MPTLVTGASGFLGGRLAEVLARQGEQVIVLARTNSDLRHLSAFLGNQVQVVRGGLTDNGPVMQAVREATHIFHCAAASTDWAAAQVYLESNVRGTETLLAAAREARRLERFVHVSTTDVYGYPQVPCSEAGALQDVGLPYNRTKILAEEAVWRAQESGLPVTVIRPATIYGPRGKAFVSDIADLLRKGQMAYIGGGRATGGFLYVDNAVDAMLAAARSPHTEAKAYNLTDGTGATWRDYVTALAEGLGCKHPWINLPYATAMVLAAAMEAPYHWVKALPGRPLLTRHAVFLLGRDQEYPSDKAREEFGFASRVSLEEGITRSVAWWKGLS
- a CDS encoding aminotransferase class I/II-fold pyridoxal phosphate-dependent enzyme, translated to MFENYFTSEREESYKKRDLIDARARRLFENTALACSMDAYPFQAPLSTRSGPIVEMNGHRMLMLSSYDYLGLIGDPRVDEAAIAAIRKYGTGTGGVRLLTGTLELHRELEQALAEFKGTETAITFTSGYAANLAVISALLGPADRVIADALSHRSLMDACRLAGVQVQRFEHNNMASLRHELENGPEANRTLIISDGVFSMDGDICPLPELIAIKKEFDCFLLMDESHASGVLGKHGRGTDEHFGVHTDDVDIWTGSLAKAIPSNGGFVAVSRRLSIFLQHAAAPFIFSGALAAPAAAAVLETLKILKQEPERVARLQANAQFLREGLKSLGYNTGLSETAVIPIMLHDDVQTALFARKLRDFGVLTSPVLFPAVAQGAARLRLCVTAAHTSEHLEFALDIFEKMRSV